The sequence below is a genomic window from Acetobacter vaccinii.
GCTGAATGATATTGCATAAGATGCTGAGGAAGATAATGCGCGGGGAGAGAGATACTTTCTGCGCGCTCAGGATCAGGCCGGTAACAAACAGTGCCACGCCTGCAGTCGCCTGTCCCAGCAAGTCGAAGGAACGCAGCACAAAGACCGGCAGCGTGATCCCGATCAGCGCGATGGCGACGCCGAGGAACGGGGCAATCACCAGTGGCTTGAGCATCGAGCGCCCGATGGAGGTGAACAGCAATGCAACGCCGCTTGTCTTGCCGCCATCCTTCTCTGCTTCGAGAAAAGCAAGCGTGAGAGGAGACATCACGATGGCACCGGAGACAATCGCTGTGGTGATATAGAGTTTGCCCGTTGCACCGAAAACGGCAGCCGCCAGCGGGATACCGGCTGCGGCATAATTCGGCAGCGCTGTGCTGAGCGCGATGACGGCGGAGACAGCCGAGGAAAATCCGGAAACAAAGCGCGCCATTACCCAGACAAAGGCAAAGACGATCAACATGCCCAGTAGCAAAACCAGCAGAAGTGGCCACTGCTCAGCCAGCACGGTGCGCGAGGCCCGTGCTGTTGTCGCGAAGAGGGCGGCTGGGAGGGCGAATTCCATGGTTAGAACGTTCAGGCTTGCAACGTTCCGATTGTCGATCTTGCCGCGTTTACCGGCGTAATATCCCGCAATCATCACCGCAAAGATCGGGACGAGAGAAATCAGAAGAATTTGCGCCATTGTCCAATTCCTGAATATTTATCCTATCAGCGATCCGGTGGGCCTCTTGCTGGGGCGGTGCTGGATCAAGCCGATCAAGAAACAATGACAGCGCCAGGCCATCGGCCGCGCCGCCTGGGGATAAGCGGTGTTTGACGAAATCGCTGTGGATGACGGCCGCCTCTTGGCGCCATGCCTCCTGCCCAACGCCGCCATTTTCCAGAAAATGACGGGCATGACGCTGGGCAAAGCGCAGGCCTTTCCACCCACCGCGGTAGAGAAGATTGGTGTCGATCAATGTGGCGATGAGTGCCATGCAGCACTGCACTCGCGCGGCCTCGGGATCACCCGGCCGCAGAGCACGGCCTTGCCGGAGCGCGGAAACGCCCACAGTGCGAATGGTAGGAAAACCCCAACCTGCCTCAATTCTGGCTCCGCCCGCCCCATGCAGGCGACGCATCCGACCGCCATGTGTTGCCTCTTCGGGAGGTGTCGCCAGAATCTCCGTACCCCAGTGCTGCCGGAGAATATCGGAGCAGGCAGAGGGAACGCCCAATGTCGCGCGGCGGCCTGCCGCAGCGCTGGCGAGGCCAAGTGCCCAGATTGCGCCCCGATGGGTATTGATCCCACCCGTAGCATCCATCATGGCCCGCTCGGCAGCAAGACCAATTTCGCGCAGGCGAGACAGGGGTGCGCTGATCGATCCGGCTTCATAAAGCTGCGCGAAAAAAGGTGTGATGGCGTGGGCGCTGGAGACGAACTGTGCGATCGTCATATCGGTGTGGCTGCCTTGGTCGATATGACTGACGAGCCCGGGTTTCGGCCATGTTTGCACCTCGGCGAGCAGGCAGGCTCTGGCGAGCCATGCAATCCGTCGGGCGCTCTCGGGGGAGGGGGCGGTCTGAAAGGCGAAGCGCTTCGTCATGCCGTTCTGTCCTGCGCCGGGGAGAGCAGGGTTTGCGCGGGGGCGAGAGAGAGGCCCGTAAAGCTTTTGACTAGCACCTCGTCGCCCGGGGTAGCAGAGACCAGTTCGTGCCACTGAACGGCCCGGTCGCCGGGGAAAATGATTTCACCATCCAGTCGCGTGTTCAAGGTCGCGGCGGTCTGCTCCAGATCCGCAAGGAAGGCATGAATATCCAGGCAGGACGGATCGACGCGCCAGAGTAGATCAATATCGGACGTGGGCGACAGATAGGGCAGGCCCGTCACCGCGCCCCAGAGAAGGCTTCCCGTCGGTTCGGGCGTCAGGTGATGGCGTTGGGCGAGGGCGTCCAACCGTTTTATGTCGGCCTGCCGAGGGGCTGTCATACCAGATTGCGTGGCTACCACCTGCGGCCAGACCGATGTTGTGAAAGGACGTAAAGCCTCGATCGGCGCTTGAAAGCTCAGCCGCCGTTTGCCTTCAGTGGGGGGGAGTGGCAGGCCAAGCGGCACAAGCC
It includes:
- the mdcB gene encoding triphosphoribosyl-dephospho-CoA synthase MdcB → MTKRFAFQTAPSPESARRIAWLARACLLAEVQTWPKPGLVSHIDQGSHTDMTIAQFVSSAHAITPFFAQLYEAGSISAPLSRLREIGLAAERAMMDATGGINTHRGAIWALGLASAAAGRRATLGVPSACSDILRQHWGTEILATPPEEATHGGRMRRLHGAGGARIEAGWGFPTIRTVGVSALRQGRALRPGDPEAARVQCCMALIATLIDTNLLYRGGWKGLRFAQRHARHFLENGGVGQEAWRQEAAVIHSDFVKHRLSPGGAADGLALSLFLDRLDPAPPQQEAHRIADRINIQELDNGANSSDFSRPDLCGDDCGILRR
- a CDS encoding AEC family transporter, with product MAQILLISLVPIFAVMIAGYYAGKRGKIDNRNVASLNVLTMEFALPAALFATTARASRTVLAEQWPLLLVLLLGMLIVFAFVWVMARFVSGFSSAVSAVIALSTALPNYAAAGIPLAAAVFGATGKLYITTAIVSGAIVMSPLTLAFLEAEKDGGKTSGVALLFTSIGRSMLKPLVIAPFLGVAIALIGITLPVFVLRSFDLLGQATAGVALFVTGLILSAQKVSLSPRIIFLSILCNIIQPLIALPLIWLIPMPTQMAHAVILLMALPAGFFGLLFALRYKADSQDAGSIMVVSTVLSLVTLTIALSLTAAPAAS
- the mdcG gene encoding malonate decarboxylase holo-[acyl-carrier-protein] synthase, with the translated sequence MITLRRHALLVVEPRVWLAVAAAQPEALVQCWAAQGWPLIVRRPYPSEPDLTGRLVPLGLPLPPTEGKRRLSFQAPIEALRPFTTSVWPQVVATQSGMTAPRQADIKRLDALAQRHHLTPEPTGSLLWGAVTGLPYLSPTSDIDLLWRVDPSCLDIHAFLADLEQTAATLNTRLDGEIIFPGDRAVQWHELVSATPGDEVLVKSFTGLSLAPAQTLLSPAQDRTA